The Sebastes umbrosus isolate fSebUmb1 chromosome 23, fSebUmb1.pri, whole genome shotgun sequence genome contains a region encoding:
- the cracr2ab gene encoding ras and EF-hand domain-containing protein homolog isoform X2, with the protein MEEDGRVNGFGLTPGRRRSDWGRIALLDKTKEFFQTCDVEGKGFITRTDMRRLHRQLPLSAEELEDVFDSLDKDCAGYLTLEVFSSGFSQFLHGRRISVADDQNQSPGPVFRAKEALYQSQWEAKLSGGEDEEEGHFCMLLESLGASNVFEDPGEVRSLWAQLRRDEPHLLSNFEEFLARVTHQIKDAHQEKKEMESALERKAATHDSEIRYLYEEMEAQIKNEKDRLILKDSERLQVRSQDMEHQLSAKEKELDHLFQKQKRLELQCTELDSEKQESHVENVKLKMTNDELTRALESTSQDLGLAQEQLAMLQEQAARLQQEKEMEMYRVTEGLQREKQSLMKQLDLLREMNKHLKDERDICCGVPRTSLRKKQKQRSGLANIFDDTSQPAKRAPLLVDGSYQSLEALPIEHLHIVFVASSSCSEDDTTTATMPSSSTTTATTTSIVSAPACQQRPAAKKNSGLANGYVNPAASKVHDVKAKAKKSPGKIAAAKRVTGRDRERAKKVDIKKKTGGVEEDGLDAPPDGWPLRRVISIEEDHLPHLLLGGPQPLLHQLSEEDDEGDNEEEEEAQSDSETSVVMAADLTATPSSSHVPVLAEAPPGRRSRYKKTPLSPRGQPVGKETQQTKERALFAPDRLFKVVLVGNSSVGKTSLLRSFCEGRFHPSTTATVGIDFSVKTLTLDNMQIAMQLWDTAGQERYRSITKQFFRKADGVVVMYDVTVEESFRAVQPWLTNVQEAAGEGIPILLLGNKMDMDGDREVSFKEAERLAYENKVMFFEVSAYTAKNVTESLTHLARVLMEQEDRVRDTTVILSAQPVKKKACCK; encoded by the exons atggaggaggacgGCAGGGTGAACGGCTTCGGACTGACCCCAGGGAGGAGGCGCTCAGACTGGGGTCGAATCGCCCTGCTGGACAAGACCAAGGAGTTCTTCCAGACCTGCGATGTGGAGGGCAAAGGCTTCATCACCCGCACCGATATGAGG AGGCTCCACAGACAGCTGCCTCTGTCtgcagaggagctggaggatgtgtttgactctctggaTAAAGACTGTGCTGGTTACCTCACGCTGGAGGTATTCTCCTCTGGATTCA GTCAGTTCCTGCATGGCCGGAGGATCTCTGTGGCCGATGACCAAAATCAGTCCCCCGGCCCCGTCTTTAGGGCCAAGGAAGCTCTTTATCAGAGCCAATGGGAAGCCAAGCTGTCAGGAGgtgaagacgaggaggaggggcACTTCTGTATGCTGCTGGAAAGCCTGGGAGCCAGTAATGTGTTTGAGGA TCCAGGCGAGGTGCGCAGTCTCTGGGCCCAGCTCAGGCGAGATGAGCCTCACCTCCTGTCCAATTTCGAGGAGTTCCTGGCCAGGGTCACCCACCAGATCAAAGACGCCCACcaggagaagaaggagatggAGAGCGCCCTCGAGAG GAAGGCTGCGACACATGACAGTGAGATCCGTTATTTATACGAAGAGATGGAGGCGCAGATCAAAAACGAGAAAGACCGGCTGATactaaag GACTCTGAGCGTCTTCAGGTGCGCAGCCAAGACATGGAGCACCAGCTGTCTGCTAAGGAGAAAGAGCTGGACCATCTTTTCCAGAAGCAGAAAAGG TTAGAGCTCCAGTGCACCGAGCTGGACAGCGAGAAGCAGGAAAGCCACGTGGAGAACGTCAAGCTGAAGATGACCAACGACGAGCTGACCCGAGCGCTGGAGAGCACCAGCCAGGACCTGGGGCTGGCCCAGGAGCAGCTGGCCATGCTGCAGGAGCAGGCTGCCCGTCTGCAACAGGAGAAAGAGAT GGAAATGTACAGAGTAACTGAGggactgcagagagagaagcagagtcTCATGAAGCAGCTTGACCTCCTCAG AGAGATGAACAAACATTTAAAGGATGAGCGAGACATATGCTGCGGCGTA CCTCGGACCTCACtcaggaagaagcagaagcagagatCGGGCCTCGCCAATATATTCGACGACACCAGCCAGCCAGCGAAGAG agccCCACTGCTGGTGGACGGGTCCTACCAGTCTCTGGAGGCTTTGCCTATAGAGCACCTTCATATCGTGTTTGTTGCTTCCTCCTCCTGTAGTGAGGATGACACCACCACTGCCACcatgccctcctcctccaccaccaccgccaccactaCCTCCATCGTTAGCGCCCCCGCATGTCAACAACGCCCCGCAGCAAAGAAAAACTCTGGCTTAGCCAACGGTTACGTCAACCCCGCTGCATCCAAAGTGCACGACGTGAAGGCAAAAGCCAAAAAGTCACCTGGCAAGATAGCCGCCGCTAAGAGGGTGacggggagagacagagagagagcgaaaaaAGTGGACATTAAGAAGAAGACAGGTGGGGTGGAGGAGGACGGCTTGGACGCCCCTCCGGACGGGTGGCCTCTTCGCAGAGTCATCTCCATCGAGGAGGACCACCTGCCCCACCTGCTCCTCGGAGGGCCTCAGCCTTTACTGCACCAGCTCAGCGAGGAGGACGACGAGGGGGacaatgaggaggaagaggaagcgcAGAGTGACTCTGAAACAAGTGTTGTCATGGCAGCAGACCTCACCGCCACCCCATCCTCTAGTCACGTCCCTGTGTTGGCGGAAGCGCCTCCGGGAAGGAGATCCCGCTATAAAAAGACGCCCTTGTCTCCAAGAGGACAGCCTGTCGGGAAGGAGACCCAGCAG ACAAAAGAAAGAGCCCTGTTTGCCCCGGACCGTCTGTTCAAAGTGGTCCTGGTTGGAAACTCCAGTGTAGGCAAGACCTCCCTGCTCCGCTCCTTCTGCGAGGGCCGTTTCCACCCCTCCACAACTGCTACTGTGG GTATTGACTTCAGTGTGAAGACTCTAACCCTGGATAATATGCAGATAGCCATGCAGCTTTGGGACACGGCAGGTCAAGAGAG GTACCGCAGCATAACCAAGCAGTTCTTTCGCAAGGCGGACGGCGTGGTGGTGATGTACGACGTCACGGTGGAGGAGAGCTTCAGGGCCGTGCAACCCTGGCTCACCAACGTCCag GAAGCAGCAGGAGAAGGGATTCCCATCCTCCTTTTGGGCAACAAAATGGACATGGATGGAGACAGGGAGGTGTCATTCAAAGAGGCTGAGCGACTGGCTTAT GAAAACAAGGTGATGTTCTTTGAGGTCAGCGCCTACACCGCCAAGAATGTGACAGAGTCCCTCACACACCTGGCGAG AGTGCTAATGGAGCAGGAGGACAGGGTGAGAGACACCACAGTCATTCTGAGTGCTCAGCCCGTAAAGAAGAAAGCCTGCTGCAAGTGA
- the cracr2ab gene encoding ras and EF-hand domain-containing protein isoform X3 yields the protein MEEDGRVNGFGLTPGRRRSDWGRIALLDKTKEFFQTCDVEGKGFITRTDMRRLHRQLPLSAEELEDVFDSLDKDCAGYLTLEVFSSGFSQFLHGRRISVADDQNQSPGPVFRAKEALYQSQWEAKLSGGEDEEEGHFCMLLESLGASNVFEDPGEVRSLWAQLRRDEPHLLSNFEEFLARVTHQIKDAHQEKKEMESALERKAATHDSEIRYLYEEMEAQIKNEKDRLILKDSERLQVRSQDMEHQLSAKEKELDHLFQKQKRLELQCTELDSEKQESHVENVKLKMTNDELTRALESTSQDLGLAQEQLAMLQEQAARLQQEKEMEMYRVTEGLQREKQSLMKQLDLLREMNKHLKDERDICCGVPRTSLRKKQKQRSGLANIFDDTSQPAKSEDDTTTATMPSSSTTTATTTSIVSAPACQQRPAAKKNSGLANGYVNPAASKVHDVKAKAKKSPGKIAAAKRVTGRDRERAKKVDIKKKTGGVEEDGLDAPPDGWPLRRVISIEEDHLPHLLLGGPQPLLHQLSEEDDEGDNEEEEEAQSDSETSVVMAADLTATPSSSHVPVLAEAPPGRRSRYKKTPLSPRGQPVGKETQQKTKERALFAPDRLFKVVLVGNSSVGKTSLLRSFCEGRFHPSTTATVGIDFSVKTLTLDNMQIAMQLWDTAGQERYRSITKQFFRKADGVVVMYDVTVEESFRAVQPWLTNVQEAAGEGIPILLLGNKMDMDGDREVSFKEAERLAYENKVMFFEVSAYTAKNVTESLTHLARVLMEQEDRVRDTTVILSAQPVKKKACCK from the exons atggaggaggacgGCAGGGTGAACGGCTTCGGACTGACCCCAGGGAGGAGGCGCTCAGACTGGGGTCGAATCGCCCTGCTGGACAAGACCAAGGAGTTCTTCCAGACCTGCGATGTGGAGGGCAAAGGCTTCATCACCCGCACCGATATGAGG AGGCTCCACAGACAGCTGCCTCTGTCtgcagaggagctggaggatgtgtttgactctctggaTAAAGACTGTGCTGGTTACCTCACGCTGGAGGTATTCTCCTCTGGATTCA GTCAGTTCCTGCATGGCCGGAGGATCTCTGTGGCCGATGACCAAAATCAGTCCCCCGGCCCCGTCTTTAGGGCCAAGGAAGCTCTTTATCAGAGCCAATGGGAAGCCAAGCTGTCAGGAGgtgaagacgaggaggaggggcACTTCTGTATGCTGCTGGAAAGCCTGGGAGCCAGTAATGTGTTTGAGGA TCCAGGCGAGGTGCGCAGTCTCTGGGCCCAGCTCAGGCGAGATGAGCCTCACCTCCTGTCCAATTTCGAGGAGTTCCTGGCCAGGGTCACCCACCAGATCAAAGACGCCCACcaggagaagaaggagatggAGAGCGCCCTCGAGAG GAAGGCTGCGACACATGACAGTGAGATCCGTTATTTATACGAAGAGATGGAGGCGCAGATCAAAAACGAGAAAGACCGGCTGATactaaag GACTCTGAGCGTCTTCAGGTGCGCAGCCAAGACATGGAGCACCAGCTGTCTGCTAAGGAGAAAGAGCTGGACCATCTTTTCCAGAAGCAGAAAAGG TTAGAGCTCCAGTGCACCGAGCTGGACAGCGAGAAGCAGGAAAGCCACGTGGAGAACGTCAAGCTGAAGATGACCAACGACGAGCTGACCCGAGCGCTGGAGAGCACCAGCCAGGACCTGGGGCTGGCCCAGGAGCAGCTGGCCATGCTGCAGGAGCAGGCTGCCCGTCTGCAACAGGAGAAAGAGAT GGAAATGTACAGAGTAACTGAGggactgcagagagagaagcagagtcTCATGAAGCAGCTTGACCTCCTCAG AGAGATGAACAAACATTTAAAGGATGAGCGAGACATATGCTGCGGCGTA CCTCGGACCTCACtcaggaagaagcagaagcagagatCGGGCCTCGCCAATATATTCGACGACACCAGCCAGCCAGCGAAGAG TGAGGATGACACCACCACTGCCACcatgccctcctcctccaccaccaccgccaccactaCCTCCATCGTTAGCGCCCCCGCATGTCAACAACGCCCCGCAGCAAAGAAAAACTCTGGCTTAGCCAACGGTTACGTCAACCCCGCTGCATCCAAAGTGCACGACGTGAAGGCAAAAGCCAAAAAGTCACCTGGCAAGATAGCCGCCGCTAAGAGGGTGacggggagagacagagagagagcgaaaaaAGTGGACATTAAGAAGAAGACAGGTGGGGTGGAGGAGGACGGCTTGGACGCCCCTCCGGACGGGTGGCCTCTTCGCAGAGTCATCTCCATCGAGGAGGACCACCTGCCCCACCTGCTCCTCGGAGGGCCTCAGCCTTTACTGCACCAGCTCAGCGAGGAGGACGACGAGGGGGacaatgaggaggaagaggaagcgcAGAGTGACTCTGAAACAAGTGTTGTCATGGCAGCAGACCTCACCGCCACCCCATCCTCTAGTCACGTCCCTGTGTTGGCGGAAGCGCCTCCGGGAAGGAGATCCCGCTATAAAAAGACGCCCTTGTCTCCAAGAGGACAGCCTGTCGGGAAGGAGACCCAGCAG aAGACAAAAGAAAGAGCCCTGTTTGCCCCGGACCGTCTGTTCAAAGTGGTCCTGGTTGGAAACTCCAGTGTAGGCAAGACCTCCCTGCTCCGCTCCTTCTGCGAGGGCCGTTTCCACCCCTCCACAACTGCTACTGTGG GTATTGACTTCAGTGTGAAGACTCTAACCCTGGATAATATGCAGATAGCCATGCAGCTTTGGGACACGGCAGGTCAAGAGAG GTACCGCAGCATAACCAAGCAGTTCTTTCGCAAGGCGGACGGCGTGGTGGTGATGTACGACGTCACGGTGGAGGAGAGCTTCAGGGCCGTGCAACCCTGGCTCACCAACGTCCag GAAGCAGCAGGAGAAGGGATTCCCATCCTCCTTTTGGGCAACAAAATGGACATGGATGGAGACAGGGAGGTGTCATTCAAAGAGGCTGAGCGACTGGCTTAT GAAAACAAGGTGATGTTCTTTGAGGTCAGCGCCTACACCGCCAAGAATGTGACAGAGTCCCTCACACACCTGGCGAG AGTGCTAATGGAGCAGGAGGACAGGGTGAGAGACACCACAGTCATTCTGAGTGCTCAGCCCGTAAAGAAGAAAGCCTGCTGCAAGTGA
- the prmt8b gene encoding protein arginine N-methyltransferase 8-B isoform X2, with translation MTSRDYYFDSYAHFGIHEEMLKDEVRTLTYRNAMYHNKHVFKDKIVLDVGSGTGILCMFAANAGAKHVYGIECSSISEYSEKIIKSNHLHNVITIFKGKVEEVELPVEKVDIIISEWMGYCLFYESMLNTVIFARDKWLKPGGLMFPDRAALYVVGIEDRQYKDFKIHWWENVYGFDMSCIRNVAIKEPLVDVVDPKQVVTNACLLKEVDIYTVKPEDLTFTSAFCLQIQRNDYVHALVTYFTIEFTKCHKKTGFSTAPDAASTHWKQTVFYLEDYLTVKKGEEIFGSVAVRPNEKNVRDLEFTLELDFKGQLCEAAISHDYKMR, from the exons ATGACATCACGGGACTACTACTTCGACTCCTATGCCCACTTTGGCATCCATGag GAGATGCTGAAGGACGAGGTGCGGACGCTGACCTACCGGAACGCCATGTACCACAACAAGCACGTGTTCAAAGATAAAATCGTCCTGGATGTCGGTAGCGGCACGGGGATCCTCTGCATGTTTGCCGCCAATGCCGGGGCCAAACACGTGTACGGG ATTGAATGTTCAAGCATATCCGAATATTCTGAGAAGATCATCAAGTCGAATCACCTACACAACG TCATTACCATCTTCAAGGgcaaggtggaggaggtggagctgCCCGTGGAGAAGGTTGACATCATCATCTCGGAGTGGATGGGCTACTGCCTCTTCTACGAGTCCATGCTCAACACCGTCATCTTCGCCAGGGACAAGTGGCTG AAACCCGGCGGCCTGATGTTCCCGGACAGAGCAGCTCTCTATGTGGTAGGCATCGAAGACAGGCAGTACAAGGACTTCAAGATTCATT GGTGGGAAAACGTGTACGGGTTCGACATGAGCTGCATTCGCAATGTGGCCATCAAAGAGCCTCTGGTGGACGTGGTGGATCCCAAGCAGGTGGTGACTAACGCCTGTCTCCTAAAG gAAGTGGACATCTACACTGTGAAGCCAGAGGACCTGACCTTCACTTCAGCCTTCTGCCTGCAGATCCAGCGCAACGATTACGTCCACGCCCTGGTCACCTATTTCACTATCGAGTTCACCAAGTGTCACAAGAAGACTGGCTTCTCCACTG CTCCAGATGCTGCCAGCACACACTGGAAGCAGACAGTGTTTTACTTAGAGGATTACTTAACTGTCAAGAAGGGAGAGGAGATCTTTGGCAGTGTCGCTGTCAGGCCCAATGAGAAGAACGTG CGTGACCTGGAGTTCACCCTGGAGCTAGACTTTAAAGGACAACTATGCGAGGCCGCTATTTCCCACGACTATAAAATGCGTtag
- the cracr2ab gene encoding ras and EF-hand domain-containing protein isoform X1: MEEDGRVNGFGLTPGRRRSDWGRIALLDKTKEFFQTCDVEGKGFITRTDMRRLHRQLPLSAEELEDVFDSLDKDCAGYLTLEVFSSGFSQFLHGRRISVADDQNQSPGPVFRAKEALYQSQWEAKLSGGEDEEEGHFCMLLESLGASNVFEDPGEVRSLWAQLRRDEPHLLSNFEEFLARVTHQIKDAHQEKKEMESALERKAATHDSEIRYLYEEMEAQIKNEKDRLILKDSERLQVRSQDMEHQLSAKEKELDHLFQKQKRLELQCTELDSEKQESHVENVKLKMTNDELTRALESTSQDLGLAQEQLAMLQEQAARLQQEKEMEMYRVTEGLQREKQSLMKQLDLLREMNKHLKDERDICCGVPRTSLRKKQKQRSGLANIFDDTSQPAKRAPLLVDGSYQSLEALPIEHLHIVFVASSSCSEDDTTTATMPSSSTTTATTTSIVSAPACQQRPAAKKNSGLANGYVNPAASKVHDVKAKAKKSPGKIAAAKRVTGRDRERAKKVDIKKKTGGVEEDGLDAPPDGWPLRRVISIEEDHLPHLLLGGPQPLLHQLSEEDDEGDNEEEEEAQSDSETSVVMAADLTATPSSSHVPVLAEAPPGRRSRYKKTPLSPRGQPVGKETQQKTKERALFAPDRLFKVVLVGNSSVGKTSLLRSFCEGRFHPSTTATVGIDFSVKTLTLDNMQIAMQLWDTAGQERYRSITKQFFRKADGVVVMYDVTVEESFRAVQPWLTNVQEAAGEGIPILLLGNKMDMDGDREVSFKEAERLAYENKVMFFEVSAYTAKNVTESLTHLARVLMEQEDRVRDTTVILSAQPVKKKACCK; this comes from the exons atggaggaggacgGCAGGGTGAACGGCTTCGGACTGACCCCAGGGAGGAGGCGCTCAGACTGGGGTCGAATCGCCCTGCTGGACAAGACCAAGGAGTTCTTCCAGACCTGCGATGTGGAGGGCAAAGGCTTCATCACCCGCACCGATATGAGG AGGCTCCACAGACAGCTGCCTCTGTCtgcagaggagctggaggatgtgtttgactctctggaTAAAGACTGTGCTGGTTACCTCACGCTGGAGGTATTCTCCTCTGGATTCA GTCAGTTCCTGCATGGCCGGAGGATCTCTGTGGCCGATGACCAAAATCAGTCCCCCGGCCCCGTCTTTAGGGCCAAGGAAGCTCTTTATCAGAGCCAATGGGAAGCCAAGCTGTCAGGAGgtgaagacgaggaggaggggcACTTCTGTATGCTGCTGGAAAGCCTGGGAGCCAGTAATGTGTTTGAGGA TCCAGGCGAGGTGCGCAGTCTCTGGGCCCAGCTCAGGCGAGATGAGCCTCACCTCCTGTCCAATTTCGAGGAGTTCCTGGCCAGGGTCACCCACCAGATCAAAGACGCCCACcaggagaagaaggagatggAGAGCGCCCTCGAGAG GAAGGCTGCGACACATGACAGTGAGATCCGTTATTTATACGAAGAGATGGAGGCGCAGATCAAAAACGAGAAAGACCGGCTGATactaaag GACTCTGAGCGTCTTCAGGTGCGCAGCCAAGACATGGAGCACCAGCTGTCTGCTAAGGAGAAAGAGCTGGACCATCTTTTCCAGAAGCAGAAAAGG TTAGAGCTCCAGTGCACCGAGCTGGACAGCGAGAAGCAGGAAAGCCACGTGGAGAACGTCAAGCTGAAGATGACCAACGACGAGCTGACCCGAGCGCTGGAGAGCACCAGCCAGGACCTGGGGCTGGCCCAGGAGCAGCTGGCCATGCTGCAGGAGCAGGCTGCCCGTCTGCAACAGGAGAAAGAGAT GGAAATGTACAGAGTAACTGAGggactgcagagagagaagcagagtcTCATGAAGCAGCTTGACCTCCTCAG AGAGATGAACAAACATTTAAAGGATGAGCGAGACATATGCTGCGGCGTA CCTCGGACCTCACtcaggaagaagcagaagcagagatCGGGCCTCGCCAATATATTCGACGACACCAGCCAGCCAGCGAAGAG agccCCACTGCTGGTGGACGGGTCCTACCAGTCTCTGGAGGCTTTGCCTATAGAGCACCTTCATATCGTGTTTGTTGCTTCCTCCTCCTGTAGTGAGGATGACACCACCACTGCCACcatgccctcctcctccaccaccaccgccaccactaCCTCCATCGTTAGCGCCCCCGCATGTCAACAACGCCCCGCAGCAAAGAAAAACTCTGGCTTAGCCAACGGTTACGTCAACCCCGCTGCATCCAAAGTGCACGACGTGAAGGCAAAAGCCAAAAAGTCACCTGGCAAGATAGCCGCCGCTAAGAGGGTGacggggagagacagagagagagcgaaaaaAGTGGACATTAAGAAGAAGACAGGTGGGGTGGAGGAGGACGGCTTGGACGCCCCTCCGGACGGGTGGCCTCTTCGCAGAGTCATCTCCATCGAGGAGGACCACCTGCCCCACCTGCTCCTCGGAGGGCCTCAGCCTTTACTGCACCAGCTCAGCGAGGAGGACGACGAGGGGGacaatgaggaggaagaggaagcgcAGAGTGACTCTGAAACAAGTGTTGTCATGGCAGCAGACCTCACCGCCACCCCATCCTCTAGTCACGTCCCTGTGTTGGCGGAAGCGCCTCCGGGAAGGAGATCCCGCTATAAAAAGACGCCCTTGTCTCCAAGAGGACAGCCTGTCGGGAAGGAGACCCAGCAG aAGACAAAAGAAAGAGCCCTGTTTGCCCCGGACCGTCTGTTCAAAGTGGTCCTGGTTGGAAACTCCAGTGTAGGCAAGACCTCCCTGCTCCGCTCCTTCTGCGAGGGCCGTTTCCACCCCTCCACAACTGCTACTGTGG GTATTGACTTCAGTGTGAAGACTCTAACCCTGGATAATATGCAGATAGCCATGCAGCTTTGGGACACGGCAGGTCAAGAGAG GTACCGCAGCATAACCAAGCAGTTCTTTCGCAAGGCGGACGGCGTGGTGGTGATGTACGACGTCACGGTGGAGGAGAGCTTCAGGGCCGTGCAACCCTGGCTCACCAACGTCCag GAAGCAGCAGGAGAAGGGATTCCCATCCTCCTTTTGGGCAACAAAATGGACATGGATGGAGACAGGGAGGTGTCATTCAAAGAGGCTGAGCGACTGGCTTAT GAAAACAAGGTGATGTTCTTTGAGGTCAGCGCCTACACCGCCAAGAATGTGACAGAGTCCCTCACACACCTGGCGAG AGTGCTAATGGAGCAGGAGGACAGGGTGAGAGACACCACAGTCATTCTGAGTGCTCAGCCCGTAAAGAAGAAAGCCTGCTGCAAGTGA
- the prmt8b gene encoding protein arginine N-methyltransferase 8-B isoform X1 translates to MGLRHSSRCLLLRRKMAEADSSERQQPVTSPLSQSAQPSSLPKPVPTHHVPCSPHTPHVAALASCPGRGKIAKFISPEDMTSRDYYFDSYAHFGIHEEMLKDEVRTLTYRNAMYHNKHVFKDKIVLDVGSGTGILCMFAANAGAKHVYGIECSSISEYSEKIIKSNHLHNVITIFKGKVEEVELPVEKVDIIISEWMGYCLFYESMLNTVIFARDKWLKPGGLMFPDRAALYVVGIEDRQYKDFKIHWWENVYGFDMSCIRNVAIKEPLVDVVDPKQVVTNACLLKEVDIYTVKPEDLTFTSAFCLQIQRNDYVHALVTYFTIEFTKCHKKTGFSTAPDAASTHWKQTVFYLEDYLTVKKGEEIFGSVAVRPNEKNVRDLEFTLELDFKGQLCEAAISHDYKMR, encoded by the exons CGACAGCAGCCTGTCACGTCCCCCCTCTCCCAGTCTGCCCAGCCCTCCTCACTGCCTAAACCAGTGCCTACCCACCATGTGCCCTGCAGCCCCCACACGCCTCATGTAGCAGCCCTGGCCAGCTGTCCCGGTCGAGGCAAGATTGCCAAGTTCATCAGCCCGGAGGATATGACATCACGGGACTACTACTTCGACTCCTATGCCCACTTTGGCATCCATGag GAGATGCTGAAGGACGAGGTGCGGACGCTGACCTACCGGAACGCCATGTACCACAACAAGCACGTGTTCAAAGATAAAATCGTCCTGGATGTCGGTAGCGGCACGGGGATCCTCTGCATGTTTGCCGCCAATGCCGGGGCCAAACACGTGTACGGG ATTGAATGTTCAAGCATATCCGAATATTCTGAGAAGATCATCAAGTCGAATCACCTACACAACG TCATTACCATCTTCAAGGgcaaggtggaggaggtggagctgCCCGTGGAGAAGGTTGACATCATCATCTCGGAGTGGATGGGCTACTGCCTCTTCTACGAGTCCATGCTCAACACCGTCATCTTCGCCAGGGACAAGTGGCTG AAACCCGGCGGCCTGATGTTCCCGGACAGAGCAGCTCTCTATGTGGTAGGCATCGAAGACAGGCAGTACAAGGACTTCAAGATTCATT GGTGGGAAAACGTGTACGGGTTCGACATGAGCTGCATTCGCAATGTGGCCATCAAAGAGCCTCTGGTGGACGTGGTGGATCCCAAGCAGGTGGTGACTAACGCCTGTCTCCTAAAG gAAGTGGACATCTACACTGTGAAGCCAGAGGACCTGACCTTCACTTCAGCCTTCTGCCTGCAGATCCAGCGCAACGATTACGTCCACGCCCTGGTCACCTATTTCACTATCGAGTTCACCAAGTGTCACAAGAAGACTGGCTTCTCCACTG CTCCAGATGCTGCCAGCACACACTGGAAGCAGACAGTGTTTTACTTAGAGGATTACTTAACTGTCAAGAAGGGAGAGGAGATCTTTGGCAGTGTCGCTGTCAGGCCCAATGAGAAGAACGTG CGTGACCTGGAGTTCACCCTGGAGCTAGACTTTAAAGGACAACTATGCGAGGCCGCTATTTCCCACGACTATAAAATGCGTtag
- the ccdc59 gene encoding thyroid transcription factor 1-associated protein 26 homolog, whose amino-acid sequence MAPTDQKMKNKKFTAKDGNWKKPHNNSQGVQKKRKWVPEHKVYEGSVKEGQGFAFKRKQKVQHEYNKLLRKERKKKNNPESKALYKEEYPEHLRHLYVAEAQKLRDEAWTNRLNRSMLRMKGQEEKRGDNDDDDAATEAAAEAADPDPEVPGGSEPTDSGTGNPEPTAAAEQDSLPMSNRMKKKMLKKTSYQKTKEEFETVTEKRKKKKEEFLKDRQQREEAIQKYKQKKLETFQMLSKKTKKGQPNLNLQMDYLLQKITQGTGK is encoded by the exons ATGGCACCGACGGATCAAAAAATGAAGAATAAGAAGTTCACCGCGAAAGATGGCAACTGGAAGAAACCACACAATAACTCACAGGGTGTCCAGAAGAAGAGGAAATGGGTCCCTGAACACAAAGTATACGAAGGCAGTGTTAAAGAAG GTCAAGGGTTTGCTTTTAAGAGGAAGCAAAAAGTCCAACATGAGTACAACAAGCTGCTgcggaaggagaggaagaagaagaacaatcCTGAGTCCAAAGCGCTGTACAAGGAGGAGTACCCAGAACACCTCAGGCATCTGTACGTGGCCGAGGCACAGAAACTGAGGGACGAGGCCTGGACCAATAGATTGAACAGGAGTATGCTGAGAATGAAAGggcaggaagagaagagaggtgataatgatgatgatgatgctgctactgaagctgctgctgaagctgcagATCCAGATCCAGAAGTTCCTGGTGGATCTGAGCCGACAGATTCTGGCACTGGGAATCCTGAACCAACAGCAGCCGCAGAGCAAGACAG TCTTCCAATGAGCAACcgcatgaagaaaaaaatgctgaaGAAGACGTCCTACCAGAAGACAAAAGAGGAATTTGAGACAGTCACAGAAAAacggaaaaagaagaaagag GAGTTCCTGAAGGACCGCCAGCAGAGAGAAGAAGCCATCCAGAAGTACAAACAGAAAAAGCTGGAGACGTTTCAGATGCTGAGCAAAAAGACCAAGAAAGGACAGCCCAACCTGAACCTCCAAATGGACTATTTGCTTCAAAAGATCACCCAAGGAACTGGGAAATGA